One genomic window of Notamacropus eugenii isolate mMacEug1 chromosome 6, mMacEug1.pri_v2, whole genome shotgun sequence includes the following:
- the CYB5D2 gene encoding neuferricin — translation MAQGDAARETEKQQRQHFPACNSEWSSGGPSRFWCSKQSGGISRDWTGVPRKLYQPGGKKPRCVCVRTTGPPTGQASPTGHDDRGDLDNPSLQEYMGCPPLASSCTLQD, via the exons ATGGCCCAGGGAGACGCTGCCAGGGAGACAGAAAAGCAGCAGCGGCAGCACTTCCCCGCGTGTAACTCAGAGTGGAGCTCTGGTGGCCCTAGCCGCTTCTGGTGCTCCAAGCAGAG TGGAGGCATAAGCAGGGACTGGACAGGGGTCCCCAGGAAGCTGTATCAGCCAGGTGGGAAGAAGCCACGATGTGTATGTGTGAGAACCACGGGGCCCCCCACCGGCCAGGCAAGCCCCACCGGCCATGATGACCGTGGAGACTTGGACAACCCGAGCCTGCAGGAGTACATGGGCTGCCCACCGCTGGCCAGCAGCTGTACCTTACAAGACTGA